A single Carettochelys insculpta isolate YL-2023 chromosome 2, ASM3395843v1, whole genome shotgun sequence DNA region contains:
- the ASXL3 gene encoding putative Polycomb group protein ASXL3 isoform X2 — MQLRIRQEIEKEKKTEPWKDRFFERFYGEKLGMSREESMKLTAVRNSNEDESSLLCGSSGIPGPSKQAPFEDHEEESMKIAPLPERDICQSLCNMEQVPVKDLMGESDSEDILVPDESVIQEEIAEEVETSICECQEENHKTEREFSEEPVSPAGASEEVEAVPLADDSATCVMMNDGIDTLSHIEIKMELKSECPQEDMSVVIDQLEDCLSPAKSASPTNSLIDTVEKDSESTKQLSAPEIQSSALEGSFFTDGGIAVDMELQSDPDEQLSENACISETSFSSESPEGPCIGIASPGGDTQSTSEEPCTPASLETASSTEASSNENIEADSQQKIMEESLHAPLVSEISPVSNSSVTSEASLTSNLLLTSEASPASNLPLTSETSPMSDLPLTSETSSVSSVLLASEISVTASLPFLSETSPISNSPQSERLTLQQRKSPCLSEESLSPLKEDTSVIPKLSPEENLVVQEKQNQSTSDTVKLGPLANIPESSILEEPQSKNLTHQSCRSHAENDKSYIASISELSSAEVIKIKNHNVQQRAEKKSVLLPSEVSVVSEGTAGKSTELLPVKLHDKLYTSSLEKTSFSEVCRSKSHKQISTQSRLESNHSSKLLEPTKSPELRTENRDADVPKRKTAEQHTFGICKEKRARIEDDQSNRNAPLTSPAEKEQPPREEPRVPPLKIQLSKVGPPFIIKSQPVSKPEPRVSPSTSVSSGRNTGARTLADIKARAQQARAQREAAAAAAVAAAASIVSGAMGSPCEGGKTRTLAHIKEQTKAKLFAKHQARAHLLQTSKETKSQLSSREGPLSLEPSTPSDTKVEVSTGVIIVNPNCRSPSNKSAHLRETSSLLQQSLNTATLPETASDISVHSSDENIPMPHLCEKSISSTSTENNNVPVLYSKNSVPVSVCSAAMPETIQDLPFASSVDKSSVLMSIDSTNTTISPCSVNMLKSTPAADTPCIAIVPKGIDNTIVPASIDSTVLSNSINEKRLPISSSSANNAVSSQYTTVPTSSIASNLPNPLPGSSVLIPPVGTATRFSSDKIAITGCNEQSTVSLNTTVRAALSCSDAAAVIDSIARPPISVFSGHMVSVSSYDNTTKLSADNLEKGSGPRNRIDLSCKSQPVSFTQTAMNRSIPCKVIVDHTTTLNSNLSLSASIENTENCIDLQSRLVRVETALQNVACPQVSVISRPEIVSNESLEHSSSFLTVTAKQEGKTLQAACTTLQEVPLTQDKLIEVVAPSQGFVEQLRGPSAFKSEADAACVNQFNTNNRICWHDEEAMHTDQPVVSHLNPNKHKEYTEQNCLKNVKTEPSSYTQISELQSRSLLTSINVPVKSETNESDKCFRMDTEDFTGPEMPSQAADIATSTQPTQASKTSVTDSMEDSLSLTTETLKRVTSAGSSSCRLSSVEANNPLVTQLLQGNLPLEKVLPQPRSGARLEINRLPLPLQTTSVCKTSASERGMVENPSSSPNPDGKGFTAGNIASLQIRKRENHPKKRMARIVGEHTQMKGEPGKLPMDTDVKVAPCVISSNTNQLGHGQPFKQEWLSKHAIQNRIAHSPEIKQQKRPLPSCSFQQNLFHVDKNGSFHVEASTSHRQHFYQMSMAARGPMPTAALLQTTSKVPSGCSAFAFSRHLEQKGLGEVNISTAAHQLRLGSVFSPNIQIKEGDDIACASQTVQNKTLVPPPPPPPLLPPPIPNTEVPSDQKQPTVTMETTKRLNWPQPASICSNIKSEPISFEEGLSNSCELGIKQASYDQNEVKEQLKAFALKNADFSSYLLSEPQKPFTQLAAQKIQTQHPQQQQQLCGNYPTIHFGSTSFKRAASAIEKSIGILGSGSNTATGLSNQNVQIPVQKFADSSNADELELKCSCRLKAMIVCKGCGAFCHDDCIGPSKLCVACLVVR, encoded by the exons GCTGGGAATGTCAAGAGAAGAATCTATGAAGCTTACTGCAGTCCGGAACAGTAATGAAGATGAGAGTAGTTTGCTGTGTGGATCTTCTGGCATACCTGGCCCTTCTAAACAAGCACCTTTTGAGGACCACGAAGAGGAAAGCATGAAAATTGCACCTCTTCCTGAAAGAGATATCTGTCAGTCTCTTTGTAACATGGAACAGGTTCCAGTCAAGGATCTAATGGGGGAATCAGATTCTGAGGATATATTGGTGCCTGATGAATCTGTAATTCAGGAAGAGATTGCTGAGGAGGTTGAGACAAGTATTTGTGAATGCCAAGAGGAGAACCATAAAACAGAACGTGAGTTTTCTGAGGAGCCAGTGAGCCCAGCTGGTGCTAGTGAAGAAGTGGAAGCAGTGCCACTTGCAGACGACTCTGCAACCTGTGTTATGATGAATGATGGAATTGATACTTTATCTCATATTGAAATTAAAATGGAGTTGAAATCAGAATGTCCTCAGGAAGACATGTCAGTTGTGATTGATCAGCTGGAGGATTGCTTATCACCTGCAAAATCTGCTTCACCTACGAATTCTCTCATTGATACAGTAGAGAAGGATTCTGAGTCTACAAAACAGCTAAGTGCTCCAGAAATACAAAGCTCTGCTCTAGAAGGTTCATTTTTCACTGATGGAGGCATTGCTGTGGATATGGAGCTACAGAGCGACCCCGATGAACAGTTATCTGAAAATGCTTGTATTTCTGAAACTTCCTTTTCCTCGGAAAGCCCAGAGGGACCTTGTATTGGTATTGCCTCTCCAGGAGGTGACACACAGTCTACTTCAGAGGAACCTTGTACTCCAGCGTCTCTTGAAACAGCTTCTTCAACCGAGGCATCCAGCAATGAAAATATTGAAGCTGATAGTCAGCAGAAGATCATGGAGGAAAGCCTGCATGCACCTTTAGTGTCAGAAATATCTCCAGTGTCCAATTCGTCTGTAACCTCAGAAGCATCTCTGACTTCAAATTTACTTTTGACATCAGAGGCATCACCAGCTTCTAATTTACCTTTAACATCAGAAACCTCTCCCATGTCTGATTTACCTTTGACATCAGAAACCTCTTCTGTGTCTTCTGTACTTCTAGCTTCTGAAATATCTGTGACAGCTAGTTTACCTTTTCTGTCAGAAACATCTCCAATTTCTAATTCTCCACAGAGTGAAAGACTTACCCTGCAACAAAGGAAATCACCATGTTTATCTGAAGAATCCCTCTCCCCTTTAAAAGAAGATACTTCAGTCATCCCCAAGCTATCTCCAGAGGAAAATCTTGTTGTGCAAGAGAAACAGAATCAGAGTACAAGTGATACTGTGAAATTAGGTCCACTAGCAAATATACCTGAAAGTTCAATATTGGAAGAGCCCCAGAGCAAAAATCTTACTCATCAGTCATGCAGATCGCATGCTGAAAATGACAAATCTTACATTGCTTCCATTTCAGAACTCTCTTCAGCAGAAGTCATCAAAATTAAAAATCATAATGTTCAGCAAAGAGCTGAAAAGAAAAGTGTACTCCTGCCATCAGAGGTATCTGTTGTATCAGAAGGAACAGCGGGGAAAAGCACTGAACTCCTTCCAGTAAAACTACACGATAAACTATATACCTCATCTCTAGAAAAGACTTCATTCTCAGAAGTGTGCAGGAGCAAGTCACACAAACAAATCAGTACACAGAGCCGGCTGGAGAGTAACCATTCTTCTAAGTTATTAGAACCCACAAAATCGCCTGAACTAAGAACTGAAAATAGAGATGCCGATGTACCAAAAAGGAAGACTGCAGAGCAGCACACTTTTGGAATCTGTAAGGAGAAAAGAGCTAGAATAGAAGATGATCAGTCTAATCGTAATGCTCCATTGACAAGCCCAGCTGAGAAAGAGCAACCACCCAGAGAAGAGCCCCGAGTCCCACCCCTCAAG atTCAACTTTCAAAAGTTGGACCACCCTTTATCATAAAGAGCCAGCCTGTTTCGAAACCAGAACCTAGGGTTTCCCCAAGTACatcagtcagcagtggaaggaaCACTGGGGCTAGAACTCTTGCCGATATCAAGGCAAGAGCTCAACAAGCAAGAGCCCAGAGAGAGGCGGCCGCCgcagctgctgtggcagcagctgcaagcataGTATCTGGAGCCATGGGGAGTCCCTGTGAAGGTGGGAAGACAAGAACACTGGCACACATCAAGGAACAAACAAAAGCCAAACTCTTCGCAAAACATCAAGCCAGAGCTCACTTGCTCCAGACCAGTAAGGAAACAAAATCACAGCTTAGTTCAAGGGAAGGTCCTTTGTCCTTAGAGCCTTCAACTCCTTCTGACACAAAGGTAGAAGTATCTACTGGTGTCATTATAGTTAATCCTAACTGCAGATCTCCTAGCAACAAGTCTGCTCACCTTCGGGAGACTAGCAGTTTACTGCAGCAGTCACTTAACACAGCTACATTGCCAGAAACTGCTAGCGACATATCGGTGCACAGTTCTGACGAAAACATACCTATGCCACATTTGTGTGAGAAAAGCATCTCATCTACCTCCACTGAAAATAACAATGTGCCAGTGCTTTATAGTAAAAATTCAGTCCCTGTGTCTGTTTGCAGTGCTGCTATGCCAGAAACCATTCAAGACCTCCCCTTTGCAAGTTCAGTTGACAAATCCTCTGTTTTAATGTCTATTGACAGTACAAACACAACAATTTCGCCTTGCAGTGTAAACATGCTGAAGTCCACCCCAGCAGCTGATACACCATGCATAGCCATTGTACCAAAAGGTATTGATAACACTATTGTCCCAGCCTCTATAGACAGTACAGTCTTATCAAATTCCATTAATGAGAAGAGGCTGCCAATATCAAGTAGCAGTGCTAATAATGCAGTCTCTAGTCAATATACCACTGTGCCAACTTCATCCATTGCAAGTAACTTGCCAAAtcctctcccaggcagctctgtACTTATTCCCCCTGTGGGGACTGCTACTAGATTTTCTTCTGATAAGATAGCCATAACTGGATGCAATGAGCAAAGTACTGTATCCCTTAACACTACTGTTAGAGCAGCTTTAAGCTGCAGTGATGCAGCTGCAGTCATAGACTCCATTGCAAGACCCCCCATTTCAGTGTTTTCCGGTCATATGGTGTCAGTAAGTTCTTATGACAACACTACTAAATTAAGCGCTGATAACTTAGAAAAAGGTTCCGGACCCCGAAACCGAATAGATCTTTCCTGTAAATCTCAACCAGTGAGCTTTACACAAACAGCGATGAACAGGTCTATACCTTGTAAAGTCATTGTTGACCACACTACGACATTAAACTCCAATTTATCACTGTCTGCTTCCATTGAAAATACAGAGAACTGCATAGATCTGCAGAGCAGACTAGTGAGGGTGGAAACTGCCTTACAAAATGTAGCATGTCCTCAAGTGTCTGTAATAAGCAGGCCTGAAATAGTCAGTAATGAAAGCCTTGAGCACAGTTCCAGCTTCTTAACTGTTACTGCAAAGCAAGAGGGCAAAACGTTGCAGGCAGCTTGTACAACTCTTCAAGAAGTGCCTCTTACTCAAGATAAATTAATTGAGGTTGTTGCCCCCAGCCAAGGTTTTGTGGAGCAGTTACGAGGTCCTTCGGCCTTTAAAAGTGAAGCAGATGCTGCCTGTGTAAATCAGTTTAACACtaacaacagaatttgctggcATGATGAAGAGGCAATGCACACAGACCAACCAGTGGTTAGCCATCTTAACCCAAATAAGCATAAAGAATATACAGAgcaaaactgtttaaaaaatgtCAAAACTGAACCTTCAAGTTATACACAAATCTCAGAGTTGCAGTCAAGGAGTCTTCTGACAAGCATCAATGTTCCTGTTAAATCAGAAACTAATGAATCTGACAAGTGCTTCAGGATGGACACGGAAGATTTTACAGGACCTGAAATGCCTAGCCAGGCTGCAGATATAGCCACAAGTACACAGCCAACACAGGCCTCCAAGACATCTGTTACAGATTCCATGGAGGACTCTTTGTCATTGACGACGGAAACCCTAAAAAGAGTTACAAGTGCTGGAAGCTCTAGCTGTCGTTTGTCATCAGTTGAAGCCAATAATCCTCTCGTGACACAGTTACTGCAAGGCAACCTGCCTTTGGAAAAAGTGCTGCCACAGCCCAGATCAGGAGCCAGACTAGAAATTAACAGGCTTCCCTTGCCTCTGCAAACTACCTCAGTGTGTAAAACATCAGCATCTGAGAGAGGTATGGTTGAAAATCCTTCCAGCTCACCCAATCCAGATGGCAAAGGATTTACAGCAGGCAACATAGCCTCGCTGCAAATAAGAAAGCGTGAAAACCACCCAAAAAAGAGGATGGCCAGGATTGTGGGTGAGCACACTCAAATGAAAGGTGAGCCTGGGAAGCTCCCAATGGACACAGATGTTAAAGTGGCTCCTTGTGTAATTAGTTCCAACACAAATCAGCTAGGGCACGGTCAGCCATTTAAGCAAGAGTGGCTGAGCAAACATGCCATTCAAAACAGAATTGCTCACAGTCCGGAGATCAAGCAGCAGAAGAGGCCACTGCCTTCATGCAGTTTCCAACAGAATTTATTTCACGTTGACAAAAATGGCAGTTTTCATGTAGAAGCTAGTACCTCACATAGACAGCATTTTTACCAAATGTCCATGGCTGCAAGAGGCCCCATGCCTACGGCAGCTTTGTTGCAAACGACTTCAAAAGTCCCATCTGGCTGCAGTGCTTTTGCTTTCAGTAGACACCTGGAACAGAAGGGCTTGGGAGAGGTCAACATTTCTACAGCAGCTCATCAATTGAGGCTAGGAAGTGTTTTTTCACCTAATATTCAAATTAAGGAAGGTGATGACATTGCTTGTGCCTCACAAACTGTACAGAATAAAACAttagttcctcctcctcctcctcctcctcttcttcctccccctaTTCCTAACACAGAAGTCCCATCTGATCAAAAACAACCAACAGTTACTATGGAAACCACTAAAAGACTTAATTGGCCTCAGCCAGCAAGCATCTGTAGCAATATAAAATCTGAGCCTATTTCTTTTGAGGAAGGTTTAAGCAACAGCTGCGAACTGGGCATAAAACAAGCTTCCTACGATCAGAATGAAgtaaaagaacagttaaaagcATTTGCATTAAAAAATGCAGATTTCTCTTCCTATTTACTCTCTGAGCCACAGAAGCCTTTTACCCAATTAGCAGCGCAGAAAATACAAACACAgcacccgcagcagcagcagcagctctgtggaaACTACCCAACTATACACTTTGGTAGCACAagcttcaaaagagcagcatctgcaatTGAAAAATCTATTGGAATTCTGGGAAGTGGCTCAAATACAGCCACAGGTCTGTCTAATCAGAACGTGCAGATTCCAGTTCAGAAATTTGCTGACAGCAGCAATGCAGATGAACTGGAACTGAAATGCTCTTGCAGGCTGAAAGCCATGATAGTATGCAAAGGCTGTGGAGCCTTCTGCCATGATGACTGCATAGGCCCTTCAAAACTGTGTGTAGCTTGTTTGGTTGTACGGTAG